From a region of the Fibrobacter sp. UWB16 genome:
- a CDS encoding ABC transporter permease gives MFGQLGYLISESFRGWKQHRTVILPSLLTIFLCSLLLSASFTALGVSFKLLSAEKSLYVIEAFLKEDVPEDSVAVIQTRLEHTRHVESVSFVSADSALADFSNHFSPDMLTLVEGNPIPAFFRVSLSEEARNPADLSEVRNTIAEEAYFEEVQAPLKWASRIASWKFKMIFWPICISILLLITLSLIICNSVRLSLMSRKLLVENMKYAGGSYLFIEFPFVLEGAMQGFLGSGVAILLLGLVIRSLVQVFPIVASGVDYFGIVALFTVLLETMLAGYFSFRTVRSFLFEKKGEQE, from the coding sequence GTGTTCGGACAATTAGGTTACTTAATATCGGAATCTTTTAGAGGATGGAAGCAGCACCGCACGGTGATTCTTCCGTCTTTGCTCACGATTTTCCTGTGCTCGCTTTTGCTCTCGGCCTCTTTTACGGCGCTCGGCGTCTCGTTCAAGCTCCTCTCGGCCGAAAAATCGCTGTATGTGATTGAGGCGTTCTTGAAAGAGGATGTTCCCGAGGATTCCGTTGCGGTTATCCAGACGCGGCTTGAGCATACGCGCCATGTGGAGTCCGTCTCGTTTGTGAGTGCGGATTCGGCGCTTGCTGATTTTAGCAACCATTTCTCGCCGGACATGCTCACACTTGTCGAAGGGAACCCGATCCCCGCATTTTTCCGAGTGTCCTTGAGCGAAGAGGCGCGCAACCCGGCAGACCTTTCCGAAGTGCGCAATACGATTGCCGAAGAAGCTTACTTTGAAGAGGTGCAGGCTCCGTTGAAGTGGGCTTCGCGAATTGCGTCGTGGAAGTTCAAAATGATTTTCTGGCCGATTTGCATCAGTATCCTTTTGCTCATTACGCTCTCGCTTATCATTTGCAATTCGGTAAGACTTTCGCTTATGTCCCGCAAACTCCTGGTTGAGAACATGAAGTACGCGGGTGGCAGTTATCTGTTCATTGAATTTCCGTTTGTGCTCGAAGGGGCCATGCAAGGGTTTTTAGGGAGTGGCGTTGCCATCTTGTTGCTTGGGCTTGTCATCCGTTCGCTCGTGCAGGTGTTCCCGATTGTGGCTAGTGGCGTTGATTACTTTGGAATTGTAGCGCTATTTACGGTGCTCTTGGAAACGATGCTCGCGGGCTACTTTAGTTTCCGCACGGTGCGCAGTTTCTTGTTCGAAAAGAAGGGTGAGCAGGAATAA
- a CDS encoding murein hydrolase activator EnvC, whose product MRLVCRFIPLLFFIFAVVAGSAVSSYAAPKKTDAQIDEQKNALKKLEVDLAKKREELAVLETEEKGVLNTISLLDQNLNRTRSYLSELTRNEDMLQGAVKQLVMDIDSLDSKIKARKRAMRKRIRNLYVHGRSNDAEILFELLTKNGNPEREVYWVHHLLNRDREDVETLRQLIAERTQKQQTQEKHLAELSRLRSRKAVEERGLVAQMNGQARMLNSLKHDKAVQRMALKEFERNQKTMLALLKKLEQRRKREIEEAKRAEAARLAALKKKEREAEKKRQAADKKRESEKKREAEIAQKQTPVPHFKGPKCMPLDGPIISEYGLQEHPVLHIMTRNLGVEIRGKRGGHIRAAAAGTVAMVAEIDGRGPSVIIEHEDGTYTVYGHMKAIHVQEGKSVKKCEEIGEVGDIASLNGIKLYFQVSEGTQTVDPLQWLKQR is encoded by the coding sequence ATGCGTCTTGTTTGCCGGTTCATTCCGCTTTTGTTTTTCATCTTTGCCGTGGTGGCGGGCTCAGCCGTTTCGTCTTATGCGGCCCCGAAAAAGACCGACGCGCAGATCGATGAACAAAAGAACGCCCTCAAAAAGCTTGAGGTCGATCTTGCGAAAAAGCGCGAGGAACTGGCCGTCCTTGAAACCGAAGAAAAGGGCGTCTTGAACACGATTTCGCTTTTGGACCAGAACTTGAACCGCACCAGGTCTTACCTTTCGGAACTGACCCGCAATGAGGATATGTTGCAGGGGGCGGTCAAGCAATTGGTGATGGATATCGATTCTCTTGATTCAAAAATCAAGGCCCGTAAGCGCGCCATGAGAAAGCGTATCCGTAATTTGTATGTACACGGTCGCAGTAACGATGCCGAAATTCTCTTTGAACTTTTGACCAAGAACGGGAACCCGGAACGCGAAGTTTATTGGGTGCACCACTTGCTGAACCGCGACCGCGAAGACGTTGAAACGCTCCGCCAGCTCATTGCCGAACGCACGCAGAAACAGCAGACGCAAGAGAAGCACTTGGCCGAGCTTTCGAGACTCCGCTCCCGCAAGGCGGTCGAAGAACGCGGCCTTGTCGCGCAGATGAACGGTCAGGCCCGCATGCTGAATTCCCTCAAGCACGACAAGGCCGTGCAGCGCATGGCGCTCAAGGAATTCGAACGCAACCAGAAGACCATGCTTGCGCTCCTCAAGAAACTTGAGCAGCGCCGCAAGCGAGAAATCGAAGAAGCGAAGCGCGCCGAGGCAGCCCGCCTCGCCGCTCTCAAGAAGAAGGAACGCGAAGCCGAGAAAAAGCGCCAGGCCGCCGACAAGAAGCGCGAATCAGAAAAGAAGCGTGAGGCCGAAATCGCCCAAAAGCAGACTCCGGTACCGCATTTCAAAGGCCCGAAGTGCATGCCGCTCGACGGCCCGATTATTAGCGAATACGGCCTACAGGAACACCCGGTGCTCCACATCATGACGCGTAACCTCGGGGTGGAAATCCGCGGAAAGCGCGGTGGCCACATCCGTGCCGCTGCAGCCGGAACTGTGGCTATGGTCGCCGAAATTGACGGTCGCGGCCCCTCCGTGATCATCGAACACGAAGATGGAACGTACACGGTGTACGGTCACATGAAGGCAATCCACGTCCAAGAGGGCAAAAGTGTCAAGAAATGCGAAGAAATTGGAGAAGTGGGCGATATTGCTTCGTTAAATGGTATTAAATTGTATTTCCAAGTAAGCGAAGGGACACAGACCGTGGACCCGTTGCAATGGTTGAAACAGAGATGA
- a CDS encoding AAA family ATPase: MVETEMIEYRLNGPASQERIRIRLMAALRENRFPQSILIDGPVGIGKKALAMEIAQALQCTNPSVRPCGNCFGCKMATDTGVTDNWVVPMEAKEASARNAADVSAGSSAKTIQDFKQAYIEEITKNPYRVDIFSAGAVISVELIRTMTASFAMKGDRVRVVIIAEADRMNDSAANAFLKTLEEVPPNTYFILTTSSREKLLQTIRSRCLALHLPPLTDEEVRQEAIRVGGEEFDESTLTDDVIGLAVGSPGMALYYAEHAKNWCPLAVDFIEKSLSQDYTDLFFKLEDSGLEDPAIVNRFLEVLSFLITDLLRRESGAPLRIPEATGSVNLERYPQVGATALEAALVSVQETMSRIASRRMAAVTCLQNLSLKLFEGYK, from the coding sequence ATGGTTGAAACAGAGATGATAGAATATCGCTTAAATGGCCCCGCCTCCCAGGAACGAATCCGTATTCGTCTTATGGCGGCGTTGCGTGAGAACCGCTTCCCGCAGTCGATTCTTATCGACGGTCCTGTGGGCATTGGCAAAAAAGCGCTCGCGATGGAAATTGCCCAGGCGCTCCAGTGTACAAACCCGAGCGTTCGCCCGTGCGGTAATTGCTTCGGCTGCAAAATGGCAACCGATACCGGCGTGACCGACAACTGGGTCGTGCCGATGGAAGCGAAAGAGGCAAGCGCCCGCAATGCGGCCGACGTCTCTGCCGGGAGCTCTGCAAAGACCATCCAGGATTTTAAACAGGCCTACATCGAAGAAATCACGAAGAACCCGTACCGCGTGGATATTTTCAGCGCGGGCGCCGTGATTTCGGTGGAACTCATCCGTACGATGACCGCCTCCTTTGCGATGAAGGGCGATCGTGTGCGTGTGGTGATTATCGCCGAGGCCGACCGCATGAACGATTCTGCGGCAAACGCGTTCCTCAAGACTCTCGAAGAAGTCCCGCCGAACACGTACTTCATTTTGACGACTTCGTCTCGCGAAAAGCTCTTGCAGACGATCCGTTCGCGCTGCCTTGCGCTCCACCTGCCACCCCTCACGGATGAGGAAGTGCGTCAGGAGGCCATCCGCGTTGGCGGTGAAGAATTTGACGAATCGACTCTGACCGACGATGTGATTGGGCTTGCTGTGGGTTCCCCTGGCATGGCGCTTTACTACGCCGAACATGCCAAGAACTGGTGCCCTCTCGCGGTCGATTTTATCGAGAAGTCGCTTTCGCAGGACTACACGGACCTGTTCTTTAAGCTCGAAGATTCCGGACTTGAAGACCCGGCTATCGTGAACCGCTTTTTGGAAGTGCTCTCGTTTTTAATCACGGACTTGTTGCGCCGTGAATCGGGCGCTCCGCTCCGCATCCCGGAAGCAACGGGCAGCGTGAATCTCGAACGCTACCCGCAAGTGGGGGCGACTGCCCTCGAAGCTGCTCTCGTGAGTGTGCAAGAAACTATGTCGAGAATCGCCTCCAGGCGAATGGCGGCAGTGACCTGCCTCCAGAACCTCTCGCTAAAACTTTTTGAAGGCTACAAGTAA